TTTCCGGGGCGTATCCCCGGCCAGACCGGCGGGCTTGACGAGGTGGGCTCGACCGTTTTTTTCAGCACCCGGACAGCGTGAATTCTGCCGGAACCGGGTAAGGATCGGTGCAATGTTCCGCGGGCATCTTCTTGACAAAGCGAAAACCCTATAGTAATATCTTTAAGTCTTTGCTTAATAACTAAACCGCATGAACAACTTCCTGGATCAGATTTCGGTCACTTTCAAAGCCCTTGGAGACCCCCAAAGGTTAAAGATCCTGCGGTTGGTGGCCACCAAAAAACACGATTTTTATGTTTCCGAAATCGCCAAAAAGCTGGGCATCACCAATTCCGCGGTTTCGCAGCACTTGAAAGTGCTGAAAAACGCTAGAATCGTGGAACCGGTGAGGGACGGATTTCACACGTATTACCGGATGCGGAAAGGTGCGGTCGCAGATTTCCGGAAGAACATCGACCGGTTGATTCGAGTCGGGTTTCTGGACTGTACGTTCGACGGTCCCTGTTCGGAGTGTCCGGATAAAAAGCGCTGCCTGGAAGAGTAATTTTTTTGTCATGCTTATTAAGTATTTAATTAATCTCTATATGTGTTCGGCGGGGGCGTCCGCCGCACGGGTGCGGCCATCCGCAGGCTTCTGTGCCGGGGAGGGAAGGAAAAATTCCAACGGGAGGTGCGTGGTGAACAAAAGAAAGGGAATATCGTTTTGTCCATACGCGTTTTTTAAAAAGGTAGGGCGCCGGGCGGAATCATTTTTCACGACCCCTGCCAACAATCCGGTGATGCTGATCCTGTGGCTTTCGGTGAGCGTTGGGATCATCTTCATCGCTTTGGATATTCTGAAATTTCCATTTGTCACGTACGATCGCGCGGGGTACCTCCTCTGCCTGGGGGATACGCGGCATACCGTAGGGGTGCTGGCCGCCTTGGTTTGCATCCCGCTTTGCGCGGCGAAACAGCGCCTGGGGTATTACGCCGCTTTAGCGTCCGGCGCGATCCTCTTCCTGCTTTGCTCGTCGCATGCCGTGTATATGCTTGCGGCGCAAACCCACCGTTTCGAGGATCAAATTCACGGCCCCATCCTTTGGGCTCTGGTGCAGATTCCGATTGTTGTGTACGCCTACAAATCTATACGGGAGGCCGGGAAAAATGGGTGAAGTGATGAGCCGTCTGGAATTTTCTGTTATGGCGTTGGCGTTTTCGGTGCGGGACGCCGTCCGAAGACCGAAGAAGGTCCTCGCGCAAACCGGCATCCGGCCGGGCGATCAGGTTCTGGATTTCGGCTGCGGAACCGGCAGTTTCTCGTTTGCGGCGGCCAAGATTGTCGGCGACCGGGGGTTGGTATACGCCGCGGACATCCTCCCCCTGGCGGTGGAAAGGATTGCCCTACGCCTGCGGAAGAAAGGGGTACGCAACATCCAGCCGCTGTGTACCGGCTGCGACACCGGCTTGAAGGAAGCCAGCATGGATGCCATTTTGGTTTTCGATACGTTTCATATGTGCGATGCGAAGGAACAAATCCTGCAGGAGTTGTTCCGGGTGCTGAAACCGGACGGCTGTTTATATTTCAGCGATCACCATATGAAAGAGAAGAATATCCAGCTGGAACTCACCCGGTCCGGATTATTTCGCCGGACGAACAAGAATCCGTTTTTCCAGACGTTTCTCAAGACCGGACCGTCCGGTACGCCCGGTCTTCCGGTTGCGCGGAAAACGATAATGGAAACGGCGCAACCGGCTCCGGCCGCCTGAAACCGGTCCGTCTCCACGGGCGCCGGCCGAAGAGATTCTTACCGCCTCCATCGTCCGGCGCGGGCATCCGCTGCACCCTCTGCTTATCAAGAAGCGGAAAGCCGTTGCCCAACGACGAATCCCGGGCAACAGCTTTCCGCCGGATTGGCGAGATTCCCGCCGGGGACGGGTGCGGAAAGGGGAAAGTCACACGTCCATCAATAGCATGAACGACATCAAAATCGCATCCATATCCACGAAACTAATCATACCTATTGGAATCCAAACCGCGAGCGGATGATGGTTTCTCCGCACCGGGCATTTGCGGTGCCTTGTTTTCATCGCAGGGCTACGGATACCGTCGCGCCGATACCCACCGTGCCGGGATAGGTTCCCAGCAAAACGACGCGCTGATTCCACAGGACGCCTTGGATTTCCGTCCTCCAGCCCTCCAAGGCGCCTTCTACGAGCCCCTTCGGCCGCCGCGCCGGCGTGGAGGATGCGGTGAGATAAATTCGGGATAAGTTATGGGGGTTGGGGACTCTTTTTTCTGCGAAGAGAATAATCCATCCACCATCCTTCATCCTCTCTGCCCATATCCGATCACGAGCCAAGCGATCCGAAAGGATGACAAACCGGACCGGCCAGTTCGATGCTTACAGGAATGAACCCTTTTCATCCCCATCCGTCCGGATTTGGATCCGCAGAGAGTCATCCCGATCGGATCGCCTGCATGATAGTCAACTCGTAAATCCGGGCCATGGTATCGATCGGGGTGCGCATTTTTTGATCCAACCACCACTCAAACAGGCCGATCACGCCCACCGCCATTTGATGGACCATGATTTCCGTCGGTATCTCCGGGTGGAGCTGCCGCACGCCGTGCCGCCGCATTCCCCGGTTGATGTGCTCGATCAGCACCTTTCGGAGTTTCCGGGTGAAGGCATGGTTTTGCAGAATGCTCCGGAAAACCGCCTCGTTTTGTTTTACCTGGGAGAACGCCAGCCTGCCTTCGTTCCGGAAATGGTCTTCGCCGGACCCGCCCGCCGGATCCTCCATGCTCTGGGTGACCCGGTCGAACAGCTCCAAGAGAAGATCATCCTTGCTGTCGTAATGGCGGAAGAAGGTCGCATACCCGACGTCGGCCTTTTCGGTGATCTCCCGGATGGAAATCGAATCGTACGGGCGGGTCGACGCCAGCTCGACGATCGCGGCCGCCAGCGCGCGCCGGGTTCTTTTTATCCGTCGATCGTCCGCCACGGCACCTCCCGATATGATCCAGTTTCCGCTTTTTCGCTCATAGGATAGAAAACACACCAAATGATTCTTTACTTTTTAAGCCCGTTCAGAATAATATACACTATATCATAATATCTACTTAATTCAATAACACCTCGACTACATCACAATCCAAAGGAGACCTTTCCCGATGATACCGACCGATGTGTTTTGGAGCCAAATCGCCGCGTTCAATTCCTCCACCTGGGTAGTTCAAGCCGTCTGGCTGGCCGCCGTGCTGGCGGCGGGGTGCCGGGTATTCACACGCCCGGATGCGCGCTGGAATGCCGCCCTGAAGTTGCTGCTGGCGGTCGCTTTTTTATGTGATGGTATCGTATTCTTTCTGGTCGCCGCCGACGGGGCTTTCTATGATTATTTCGGCGCTCCGCTGTTCATACTCATCGGGGCTCTTTTCGCCGCCGACGTCTTCCGCAACAAGATTGAATTCAGGCTGCCCGGCGGCGGTTTTACGCGGGGGATGTTGCTGTTCTGGATTTTAGCCTGGCTGGCTTATCCTTTTGCCGGCATGGCGTTCGGCCGTACTTTTCCACGGGTCTGCACCCCGATGGATGCATGCCCCCTGACGCTCCTCTCCATCGCCCTGCTCGCGGCCGCCGCTCCGAAGATCAGCCGAGCCGTGTTCCTCCTGTTGCTGCCCTGGGCGCTCCTGGCGCTGCCCAAAGCGTTGGGGATGTACCAATGTTACGAAGACGGCATCCTCTTTCTTTCGGGCGTATATGGAGTGATCGTGCTGGCGGCGAATTGGAGGCCGCGCCGCGACGCGGCCCGGAATTTCTGCGGGGCGCCGTCCTCCAAGGCCGCGATCTCCGGCCGGGGGGAATTAGTCCGCATATCGGAAGCGCGAAATCCGGCCCGGCGCTCCCGGGCCAGGACATCCGACCTCGTGGTCAAGGGGCGAAAAACCGGTTCTTCCGCTTCGCATCGCCCTTCCGGTTTCCTTTATTCTTCTCGTTTCCCCCCCCCTAAAATTCACCTCCCCCCATCCCTATGGGATGGGGGGAGAGGAGCCTTTCCCTGAAATGACGGAACCCAGGGGGGAGGGTAATCGAACCATGTGCGTAAGGAAGCACCTATTTCCCCGGATCCTTCGAGGTGAACACCTTTTCATTTTTCGCTTGTTTTTTTCGATCAAGACCAATATTCCCACTCCCACGGTAAAACCGTTTGGGTGCTTACTGCCATCGGTAGTGGCTTTGGAAGCTAGCAAAAACATTTGGTCGCCGATCGGTTGGTGTTTGATAGTAAAAATCCGGAATCTAGTGATGAGGAAAGCCCCCGCTAAGGGTTTGAAGAAGCGTTTCGGGTTTTTTCACGCCTGAAAAATCGGAAAGAATGGGGGCTGGCGGCGAAACGGCAGATACTGCTCAATGACGGGTTGCGGTGGGTGATATCTTCCGCGTGGATTTTAAAGCTTATCTAGGTGGAGAAACCGAATAGAAAACCCCGCCGCCGATCCCGGACTGACCCGACGGCCTGCGCCCCTTCCTCACATGCTCTGCAGCAGGGCAAACGCCGCCGCCAACGCCAGAATGATCAATCCGATGAACACAGCCAGCCAAGTGGAATATTTTTGACGCATGCCGGTTTTCCTCACACCAGATCGAACTGTTCGGAATGATAATCCCCGGGCGGGAAGCCCTGGGCGGCGAGCGCCCGCTCGACGGCGTCCATCATCGGGCGGGGGCCGCAGACGAACACTTCGACCGCGTTGCGCCGTCGGGTTTTGGGCAGATGGCGTTCGAGGATCTCCCGGGTGATGAACCCCGTCTCGCCGTCCCACTCCGCGGGCGGCTTCTCCAGCACGTGCACCACCTTCAGCGCCAGCGTCTCCGGCATCCGGCCGATCTCCTCCCGGAAGGTGACGCTC
This sequence is a window from Anaerolineales bacterium. Protein-coding genes within it:
- a CDS encoding class I SAM-dependent methyltransferase, giving the protein MGEVMSRLEFSVMALAFSVRDAVRRPKKVLAQTGIRPGDQVLDFGCGTGSFSFAAAKIVGDRGLVYAADILPLAVERIALRLRKKGVRNIQPLCTGCDTGLKEASMDAILVFDTFHMCDAKEQILQELFRVLKPDGCLYFSDHHMKEKNIQLELTRSGLFRRTNKNPFFQTFLKTGPSGTPGLPVARKTIMETAQPAPAA
- a CDS encoding TetR/AcrR family transcriptional regulator; its protein translation is MADDRRIKRTRRALAAAIVELASTRPYDSISIREITEKADVGYATFFRHYDSKDDLLLELFDRVTQSMEDPAGGSGEDHFRNEGRLAFSQVKQNEAVFRSILQNHAFTRKLRKVLIEHINRGMRRHGVRQLHPEIPTEIMVHQMAVGVIGLFEWWLDQKMRTPIDTMARIYELTIMQAIRSG
- a CDS encoding winged helix-turn-helix transcriptional regulator, which produces MNNFLDQISVTFKALGDPQRLKILRLVATKKHDFYVSEIAKKLGITNSAVSQHLKVLKNARIVEPVRDGFHTYYRMRKGAVADFRKNIDRLIRVGFLDCTFDGPCSECPDKKRCLEE